From Brassica oleracea var. oleracea cultivar TO1000 chromosome C3, BOL, whole genome shotgun sequence, a single genomic window includes:
- the LOC106327957 gene encoding probable LRR receptor-like serine/threonine-protein kinase At5g63710 isoform X1, which produces MGIDLTMFHIKNKQSWNGERFCNPLRNCFTWNHFILQCFMILTFVGITSSSTQPDIEGGALLQLRDSLKDSSNRLRWTRDFVSPCFSWSYVTCRDQSVVALSLASNGFTGTLSPSITKLKFLVTLELQNNSLSGTLPDYLGSMVNLQTLNLSMNSFSGSIPASWSQLSNLKHLDLSNNNLTGSIPTQFFSIPTFDFSGTHLICGKSLNQPCSSSSRLPVTSSKKKLRNITLTATCVASVILFLGAMVMYHHHRRRRTKNDIFFDVAGEDDRKISFGQLKRFSLREVQLATDSFNESKLIGQGGFGKVYRGMLPDKTKVAVKRLADYFSPGGEAAFQREIQLISVAVHKNLLRLIGFCTTSSERILVYPYMENLSVAYRLRDLKAGEEGLDWPTRKRVAYGSAHGLEYLHEHCNPKIIHRDLKAANILLDNNFEPVLGDFGLAKLVDTSLTHVTTQVRGTMGHIAPEYLCTGKSSEKTDVFGYGITLLELVTGQRAIDFSRLEEEENILLLDHCWMCLKQIKKLLREQRLRDIVDSNLTTYDSEEVETIVQVALLCTQGTPEDRPAMSEVVKMLQGTGSLAEKWVEWEQLEEVRNKEALLLPTLPATWDEEESTIDQESIRLSSAR; this is translated from the exons ATGGGAATTGATCTGACAATGTTTCATATTAAAAACAAACAAAGCT GGAACGGTGAAAGATTTTGCAATCCTCTAAGAAATTGCTTTACATGGAACCATTTCATCTTACAATGCTTCATGATCTTAACTTTTGTGGGGATCACTTCTTCATCAACTCAACCAGATATAGAAG GAGGAGCTTTGTTGCAGCTCAGAGACTCACTTAAGGATTCAAGCAATCGTCTTAGATGGACACGAGATTTCGTTAGCCCTTGCTTTAGCTGGTCTTATGTCACCTGCAGAGACCAGAGTGTTGTAGCTCT GAGTCTTGCCTCAAATGGATTCACAGGAACACTCTCTCCATCTATTACAAAACTGAAGTTCTTGGTTACACT AGAGTTACAGAACAACAGTTTATCTGGTACTTTACCGGATTATCTAGGGAGCATGGTTAATCTTCAGACGTTAAACCTATCAATGAACAGTTTCAGCGGCTCAATACCTGCGAGCTGGAGTCAGCTCTCGAATCTAAAGCACTT AGATCTCTCAAACAATAACTTAACAGGAAGCATCCCTACACAGTTCTTCTCAATCCCAACATTCGA TTTTTCAGGAACTCATCTAATATGTGGTAAAAGCTTGAATCAGCCTTGTTCTTCAAGCTCTCGTCTTCCAG TCACGTCCTCCAAGAAGAAGCTAAGAAACATCACTTTAACCGCAACTTGTGTTGCTTCTGTAATCTTATTCCTTGGAGCTATGGTTATGTATCACCACCATCGCCGTCGCAGAACCAAGAACGACATCTTTTTCGATGTAGCTGGTGAAGATGACAGGAAGATCTCCTTCGGACAGCTAAAAAGATTCTCTTTGCGCGAAGTCCAGCTAGCAACAGATAGTTTCAACGAGAGTAAGTTGATCGGACAAGGAGGGTTTGGAAAAGTGTACAGAGGTATGCTTCCAGACAAAACAAAAGTTGCGGTGAAACGACTTGCTGATTACTTCAGTCCTGGAGGAGAAGCAGCTTTCCAAAGAGAGATTCAGCTCATAAGCGTCGCGGTTCATAAGAATCTCTTACGCCTTATTGGCTTCTGCACAACTTCCTCTGAGAGGATCCTTGTGTATCCATACATGGAGAATCTTAGCGTCGCATATCGACTAAGAG ATTTAAAGGCGGGAGAGGAAGGGTTAGACTGGCCAACAAGGAAGCGTGTGGCTTACGGTTCAGCTCATGGTTTAGAGTATCTACACGAGCACTGTAACCCTAAGATCATACACCGCGATCTCAAGGCTGCAAACATACTTCTAGACAACAACTTTGAACCTGTTCTTGGAGATTTTGGTTTAGCTAAGCTTGTGGATACATCGTTGACTCATGTCACAACTCAAGTCCGTGGCACAATGGGACACATTGCGCCAGAGTATCTCTGCACAGGAAAATCATCAGAGAAAACCGATGTTTTCGGTTACGGTATAACACTTCTAGAACTCGTTACTGGTCAGCGTGCAATAGACTTTTCGCGCTTGGAAGAGGAGGAAAACATTCTCTTGCTTGATCAT TGTTGGATGTGTTTGAAACAGATAAAGAAGCTGTTGAGAGAGCAGAGACTGAGAGACATTGTTGATAGCAATTTGACTACTTATGACTCTGAAGAAGTTGAAACCATTGTTCAAGTGGCTCTTCTATGTACACAAGGCACACCAGAAGATAGACCAGCGATGTCTGAAGTGGTTAAGATGCTTCAAGGGACTGGTAGTTTGGCTGAAAAATGGGTTGAGTGGGAACAGCTTGAAGAAGTTAGGAACAAAGAAGCATTGTTGCTTCCCACCTTACCAGCTACTTGGGATGAAGAAGAGTCCACCATTGATCAAGAATCTATCAGATTATCGTCAGCAAGATGA
- the LOC106332079 gene encoding SOSS complex subunit B homolog, with product MHLFLKDIVPAAQNNINTRFIILDKARSPASASGKSCIALAADETAAVHIQLWGDECEAFEAGDIVKLTNGIFSYVRNSGLLLRAGKRGKMEKMGEFTVAFVETPNVSEIQWNPDPENPKRYIQNGVVSAHSRIFPPLP from the coding sequence ATGCACTTGTTTCTCAAGGACATAGTTCCGGCGGCACAGAACAACATAAACACGCGTTTCATCATCCTCGACAAAGCAAGATCACCCGCCTCGGCGAGCGGAAAGAGTTGTATCGCGTTAGCTGCGGATGAAACGGCGGCGGTTCACATACAGCTGTGGGGAGACGAGTGCGAGGCCTTCGAAGCAGGGGATATCGTGAAGCTCACCAATGGGATATTCTCGTACGTTAGGAACAGTGGGCTCCTTCTCAGAGCTGGGAAACGTGGGAAGATGGAGAAGATGGGTGAGTTCACGGTTGCGTTTGTCGAAACGCCCAACGTTAGCGAGATCCAGTGGAATCCTGATCCTGAGAATCCCAAACGCTATATTCAGAACGGGGTCGTTTCAGCGCATTCCCGTATTTTCCCTCCTTTGCCTTGA
- the LOC106327957 gene encoding probable LRR receptor-like serine/threonine-protein kinase At5g63710 isoform X4 codes for MAHSGNGERFCNPLRNCFTWNHFILQCFMILTFVGITSSSTQPDIEGGALLQLRDSLKDSSNRLRWTRDFVSPCFSWSYVTCRDQSVVALSLASNGFTGTLSPSITKLKFLVTLELQNNSLSGTLPDYLGSMVNLQTLNLSMNSFSGSIPASWSQLSNLKHLDLSNNNLTGSIPTQFFSIPTFDFSGTHLICGKSLNQPCSSSSRLPVTSSKKKLRNITLTATCVASVILFLGAMVMYHHHRRRRTKNDIFFDVAGEDDRKISFGQLKRFSLREVQLATDSFNESKLIGQGGFGKVYRGMLPDKTKVAVKRLADYFSPGGEAAFQREIQLISVAVHKNLLRLIGFCTTSSERILVYPYMENLSVAYRLRDLKAGEEGLDWPTRKRVAYGSAHGLEYLHEHCNPKIIHRDLKAANILLDNNFEPVLGDFGLAKLVDTSLTHVTTQVRGTMGHIAPEYLCTGKSSEKTDVFGYGITLLELVTGQRAIDFSRLEEEENILLLDHCWMCLKQIKKLLREQRLRDIVDSNLTTYDSEEVETIVQVALLCTQGTPEDRPAMSEVVKMLQGTGSLAEKWVEWEQLEEVRNKEALLLPTLPATWDEEESTIDQESIRLSSAR; via the exons ATGGCTCACTCAG GGAACGGTGAAAGATTTTGCAATCCTCTAAGAAATTGCTTTACATGGAACCATTTCATCTTACAATGCTTCATGATCTTAACTTTTGTGGGGATCACTTCTTCATCAACTCAACCAGATATAGAAG GAGGAGCTTTGTTGCAGCTCAGAGACTCACTTAAGGATTCAAGCAATCGTCTTAGATGGACACGAGATTTCGTTAGCCCTTGCTTTAGCTGGTCTTATGTCACCTGCAGAGACCAGAGTGTTGTAGCTCT GAGTCTTGCCTCAAATGGATTCACAGGAACACTCTCTCCATCTATTACAAAACTGAAGTTCTTGGTTACACT AGAGTTACAGAACAACAGTTTATCTGGTACTTTACCGGATTATCTAGGGAGCATGGTTAATCTTCAGACGTTAAACCTATCAATGAACAGTTTCAGCGGCTCAATACCTGCGAGCTGGAGTCAGCTCTCGAATCTAAAGCACTT AGATCTCTCAAACAATAACTTAACAGGAAGCATCCCTACACAGTTCTTCTCAATCCCAACATTCGA TTTTTCAGGAACTCATCTAATATGTGGTAAAAGCTTGAATCAGCCTTGTTCTTCAAGCTCTCGTCTTCCAG TCACGTCCTCCAAGAAGAAGCTAAGAAACATCACTTTAACCGCAACTTGTGTTGCTTCTGTAATCTTATTCCTTGGAGCTATGGTTATGTATCACCACCATCGCCGTCGCAGAACCAAGAACGACATCTTTTTCGATGTAGCTGGTGAAGATGACAGGAAGATCTCCTTCGGACAGCTAAAAAGATTCTCTTTGCGCGAAGTCCAGCTAGCAACAGATAGTTTCAACGAGAGTAAGTTGATCGGACAAGGAGGGTTTGGAAAAGTGTACAGAGGTATGCTTCCAGACAAAACAAAAGTTGCGGTGAAACGACTTGCTGATTACTTCAGTCCTGGAGGAGAAGCAGCTTTCCAAAGAGAGATTCAGCTCATAAGCGTCGCGGTTCATAAGAATCTCTTACGCCTTATTGGCTTCTGCACAACTTCCTCTGAGAGGATCCTTGTGTATCCATACATGGAGAATCTTAGCGTCGCATATCGACTAAGAG ATTTAAAGGCGGGAGAGGAAGGGTTAGACTGGCCAACAAGGAAGCGTGTGGCTTACGGTTCAGCTCATGGTTTAGAGTATCTACACGAGCACTGTAACCCTAAGATCATACACCGCGATCTCAAGGCTGCAAACATACTTCTAGACAACAACTTTGAACCTGTTCTTGGAGATTTTGGTTTAGCTAAGCTTGTGGATACATCGTTGACTCATGTCACAACTCAAGTCCGTGGCACAATGGGACACATTGCGCCAGAGTATCTCTGCACAGGAAAATCATCAGAGAAAACCGATGTTTTCGGTTACGGTATAACACTTCTAGAACTCGTTACTGGTCAGCGTGCAATAGACTTTTCGCGCTTGGAAGAGGAGGAAAACATTCTCTTGCTTGATCAT TGTTGGATGTGTTTGAAACAGATAAAGAAGCTGTTGAGAGAGCAGAGACTGAGAGACATTGTTGATAGCAATTTGACTACTTATGACTCTGAAGAAGTTGAAACCATTGTTCAAGTGGCTCTTCTATGTACACAAGGCACACCAGAAGATAGACCAGCGATGTCTGAAGTGGTTAAGATGCTTCAAGGGACTGGTAGTTTGGCTGAAAAATGGGTTGAGTGGGAACAGCTTGAAGAAGTTAGGAACAAAGAAGCATTGTTGCTTCCCACCTTACCAGCTACTTGGGATGAAGAAGAGTCCACCATTGATCAAGAATCTATCAGATTATCGTCAGCAAGATGA
- the LOC106327957 gene encoding probable LRR receptor-like serine/threonine-protein kinase At5g63710 isoform X2, with protein sequence MAHSGTKSFAILTRNGERFCNPLRNCFTWNHFILQCFMILTFVGITSSSTQPDIEGGALLQLRDSLKDSSNRLRWTRDFVSPCFSWSYVTCRDQSVVALSLASNGFTGTLSPSITKLKFLVTLELQNNSLSGTLPDYLGSMVNLQTLNLSMNSFSGSIPASWSQLSNLKHLDLSNNNLTGSIPTQFFSIPTFDFSGTHLICGKSLNQPCSSSSRLPVTSSKKKLRNITLTATCVASVILFLGAMVMYHHHRRRRTKNDIFFDVAGEDDRKISFGQLKRFSLREVQLATDSFNESKLIGQGGFGKVYRGMLPDKTKVAVKRLADYFSPGGEAAFQREIQLISVAVHKNLLRLIGFCTTSSERILVYPYMENLSVAYRLRDLKAGEEGLDWPTRKRVAYGSAHGLEYLHEHCNPKIIHRDLKAANILLDNNFEPVLGDFGLAKLVDTSLTHVTTQVRGTMGHIAPEYLCTGKSSEKTDVFGYGITLLELVTGQRAIDFSRLEEEENILLLDHCWMCLKQIKKLLREQRLRDIVDSNLTTYDSEEVETIVQVALLCTQGTPEDRPAMSEVVKMLQGTGSLAEKWVEWEQLEEVRNKEALLLPTLPATWDEEESTIDQESIRLSSAR encoded by the exons ATGGCTCACTCAGGTACCAAAAGCTTTGCTATTCTTACAC GGAACGGTGAAAGATTTTGCAATCCTCTAAGAAATTGCTTTACATGGAACCATTTCATCTTACAATGCTTCATGATCTTAACTTTTGTGGGGATCACTTCTTCATCAACTCAACCAGATATAGAAG GAGGAGCTTTGTTGCAGCTCAGAGACTCACTTAAGGATTCAAGCAATCGTCTTAGATGGACACGAGATTTCGTTAGCCCTTGCTTTAGCTGGTCTTATGTCACCTGCAGAGACCAGAGTGTTGTAGCTCT GAGTCTTGCCTCAAATGGATTCACAGGAACACTCTCTCCATCTATTACAAAACTGAAGTTCTTGGTTACACT AGAGTTACAGAACAACAGTTTATCTGGTACTTTACCGGATTATCTAGGGAGCATGGTTAATCTTCAGACGTTAAACCTATCAATGAACAGTTTCAGCGGCTCAATACCTGCGAGCTGGAGTCAGCTCTCGAATCTAAAGCACTT AGATCTCTCAAACAATAACTTAACAGGAAGCATCCCTACACAGTTCTTCTCAATCCCAACATTCGA TTTTTCAGGAACTCATCTAATATGTGGTAAAAGCTTGAATCAGCCTTGTTCTTCAAGCTCTCGTCTTCCAG TCACGTCCTCCAAGAAGAAGCTAAGAAACATCACTTTAACCGCAACTTGTGTTGCTTCTGTAATCTTATTCCTTGGAGCTATGGTTATGTATCACCACCATCGCCGTCGCAGAACCAAGAACGACATCTTTTTCGATGTAGCTGGTGAAGATGACAGGAAGATCTCCTTCGGACAGCTAAAAAGATTCTCTTTGCGCGAAGTCCAGCTAGCAACAGATAGTTTCAACGAGAGTAAGTTGATCGGACAAGGAGGGTTTGGAAAAGTGTACAGAGGTATGCTTCCAGACAAAACAAAAGTTGCGGTGAAACGACTTGCTGATTACTTCAGTCCTGGAGGAGAAGCAGCTTTCCAAAGAGAGATTCAGCTCATAAGCGTCGCGGTTCATAAGAATCTCTTACGCCTTATTGGCTTCTGCACAACTTCCTCTGAGAGGATCCTTGTGTATCCATACATGGAGAATCTTAGCGTCGCATATCGACTAAGAG ATTTAAAGGCGGGAGAGGAAGGGTTAGACTGGCCAACAAGGAAGCGTGTGGCTTACGGTTCAGCTCATGGTTTAGAGTATCTACACGAGCACTGTAACCCTAAGATCATACACCGCGATCTCAAGGCTGCAAACATACTTCTAGACAACAACTTTGAACCTGTTCTTGGAGATTTTGGTTTAGCTAAGCTTGTGGATACATCGTTGACTCATGTCACAACTCAAGTCCGTGGCACAATGGGACACATTGCGCCAGAGTATCTCTGCACAGGAAAATCATCAGAGAAAACCGATGTTTTCGGTTACGGTATAACACTTCTAGAACTCGTTACTGGTCAGCGTGCAATAGACTTTTCGCGCTTGGAAGAGGAGGAAAACATTCTCTTGCTTGATCAT TGTTGGATGTGTTTGAAACAGATAAAGAAGCTGTTGAGAGAGCAGAGACTGAGAGACATTGTTGATAGCAATTTGACTACTTATGACTCTGAAGAAGTTGAAACCATTGTTCAAGTGGCTCTTCTATGTACACAAGGCACACCAGAAGATAGACCAGCGATGTCTGAAGTGGTTAAGATGCTTCAAGGGACTGGTAGTTTGGCTGAAAAATGGGTTGAGTGGGAACAGCTTGAAGAAGTTAGGAACAAAGAAGCATTGTTGCTTCCCACCTTACCAGCTACTTGGGATGAAGAAGAGTCCACCATTGATCAAGAATCTATCAGATTATCGTCAGCAAGATGA
- the LOC106327957 gene encoding probable LRR receptor-like serine/threonine-protein kinase At5g63710 isoform X3, whose translation MGIDLTMFHIKNKQSWNGERFCNPLRNCFTWNHFILQCFMILTFVGITSSSTQPDIEGGALLQLRDSLKDSSNRLRWTRDFVSPCFSWSYVTCRDQSVVALSLASNGFTGTLSPSITKLKFLVTLELQNNSLSGTLPDYLGSMVNLQTLNLSMNSFSGSIPASWSQLSNLKHLDLSNNNLTGSIPTQFFSIPTFDFSGTHLICGKSLNQPCSSSSRLPVTSSKKKLRNITLTATCVASVILFLGAMVMYHHHRRRRTKNDIFFDVAGEDDRKISFGQLKRFSLREVQLATDSFNESKLIGQGGFGKVYRGMLPDKTKVAVKRLADYFSPGGEAAFQREIQLISVAVHKNLLRLIGFCTTSSERILVYPYMENLSVAYRLRDLKAGEEGLDWPTRKRVAYGSAHGLEYLHEHCNPKIIHRDLKAANILLDNNFEPVLGDFGLAKLVDTSLTHVTTQVRGTMGHIAPEYLCTGKSSEKTDVFGYGITLLELVTGQRAIDFSRLEEEENILLLDHIKKLLREQRLRDIVDSNLTTYDSEEVETIVQVALLCTQGTPEDRPAMSEVVKMLQGTGSLAEKWVEWEQLEEVRNKEALLLPTLPATWDEEESTIDQESIRLSSAR comes from the exons ATGGGAATTGATCTGACAATGTTTCATATTAAAAACAAACAAAGCT GGAACGGTGAAAGATTTTGCAATCCTCTAAGAAATTGCTTTACATGGAACCATTTCATCTTACAATGCTTCATGATCTTAACTTTTGTGGGGATCACTTCTTCATCAACTCAACCAGATATAGAAG GAGGAGCTTTGTTGCAGCTCAGAGACTCACTTAAGGATTCAAGCAATCGTCTTAGATGGACACGAGATTTCGTTAGCCCTTGCTTTAGCTGGTCTTATGTCACCTGCAGAGACCAGAGTGTTGTAGCTCT GAGTCTTGCCTCAAATGGATTCACAGGAACACTCTCTCCATCTATTACAAAACTGAAGTTCTTGGTTACACT AGAGTTACAGAACAACAGTTTATCTGGTACTTTACCGGATTATCTAGGGAGCATGGTTAATCTTCAGACGTTAAACCTATCAATGAACAGTTTCAGCGGCTCAATACCTGCGAGCTGGAGTCAGCTCTCGAATCTAAAGCACTT AGATCTCTCAAACAATAACTTAACAGGAAGCATCCCTACACAGTTCTTCTCAATCCCAACATTCGA TTTTTCAGGAACTCATCTAATATGTGGTAAAAGCTTGAATCAGCCTTGTTCTTCAAGCTCTCGTCTTCCAG TCACGTCCTCCAAGAAGAAGCTAAGAAACATCACTTTAACCGCAACTTGTGTTGCTTCTGTAATCTTATTCCTTGGAGCTATGGTTATGTATCACCACCATCGCCGTCGCAGAACCAAGAACGACATCTTTTTCGATGTAGCTGGTGAAGATGACAGGAAGATCTCCTTCGGACAGCTAAAAAGATTCTCTTTGCGCGAAGTCCAGCTAGCAACAGATAGTTTCAACGAGAGTAAGTTGATCGGACAAGGAGGGTTTGGAAAAGTGTACAGAGGTATGCTTCCAGACAAAACAAAAGTTGCGGTGAAACGACTTGCTGATTACTTCAGTCCTGGAGGAGAAGCAGCTTTCCAAAGAGAGATTCAGCTCATAAGCGTCGCGGTTCATAAGAATCTCTTACGCCTTATTGGCTTCTGCACAACTTCCTCTGAGAGGATCCTTGTGTATCCATACATGGAGAATCTTAGCGTCGCATATCGACTAAGAG ATTTAAAGGCGGGAGAGGAAGGGTTAGACTGGCCAACAAGGAAGCGTGTGGCTTACGGTTCAGCTCATGGTTTAGAGTATCTACACGAGCACTGTAACCCTAAGATCATACACCGCGATCTCAAGGCTGCAAACATACTTCTAGACAACAACTTTGAACCTGTTCTTGGAGATTTTGGTTTAGCTAAGCTTGTGGATACATCGTTGACTCATGTCACAACTCAAGTCCGTGGCACAATGGGACACATTGCGCCAGAGTATCTCTGCACAGGAAAATCATCAGAGAAAACCGATGTTTTCGGTTACGGTATAACACTTCTAGAACTCGTTACTGGTCAGCGTGCAATAGACTTTTCGCGCTTGGAAGAGGAGGAAAACATTCTCTTGCTTGATCAT ATAAAGAAGCTGTTGAGAGAGCAGAGACTGAGAGACATTGTTGATAGCAATTTGACTACTTATGACTCTGAAGAAGTTGAAACCATTGTTCAAGTGGCTCTTCTATGTACACAAGGCACACCAGAAGATAGACCAGCGATGTCTGAAGTGGTTAAGATGCTTCAAGGGACTGGTAGTTTGGCTGAAAAATGGGTTGAGTGGGAACAGCTTGAAGAAGTTAGGAACAAAGAAGCATTGTTGCTTCCCACCTTACCAGCTACTTGGGATGAAGAAGAGTCCACCATTGATCAAGAATCTATCAGATTATCGTCAGCAAGATGA
- the LOC106327957 gene encoding probable LRR receptor-like serine/threonine-protein kinase At5g63710 isoform X5, which produces MAHSGNGERFCNPLRNCFTWNHFILQCFMILTFVGITSSSTQPDIEGGALLQLRDSLKDSSNRLRWTRDFVSPCFSWSYVTCRDQSVVALSLASNGFTGTLSPSITKLKFLVTLELQNNSLSGTLPDYLGSMVNLQTLNLSMNSFSGSIPASWSQLSNLKHLDLSNNNLTGSIPTQFFSIPTFDFSGTHLICGKSLNQPCSSSSRLPVTSSKKKLRNITLTATCVASVILFLGAMVMYHHHRRRRTKNDIFFDVAGEDDRKISFGQLKRFSLREVQLATDSFNESKLIGQGGFGKVYRGMLPDKTKVAVKRLADYFSPGGEAAFQREIQLISVAVHKNLLRLIGFCTTSSERILVYPYMENLSVAYRLRDLKAGEEGLDWPTRKRVAYGSAHGLEYLHEHCNPKIIHRDLKAANILLDNNFEPVLGDFGLAKLVDTSLTHVTTQVRGTMGHIAPEYLCTGKSSEKTDVFGYGITLLELVTGQRAIDFSRLEEEENILLLDHIKKLLREQRLRDIVDSNLTTYDSEEVETIVQVALLCTQGTPEDRPAMSEVVKMLQGTGSLAEKWVEWEQLEEVRNKEALLLPTLPATWDEEESTIDQESIRLSSAR; this is translated from the exons ATGGCTCACTCAG GGAACGGTGAAAGATTTTGCAATCCTCTAAGAAATTGCTTTACATGGAACCATTTCATCTTACAATGCTTCATGATCTTAACTTTTGTGGGGATCACTTCTTCATCAACTCAACCAGATATAGAAG GAGGAGCTTTGTTGCAGCTCAGAGACTCACTTAAGGATTCAAGCAATCGTCTTAGATGGACACGAGATTTCGTTAGCCCTTGCTTTAGCTGGTCTTATGTCACCTGCAGAGACCAGAGTGTTGTAGCTCT GAGTCTTGCCTCAAATGGATTCACAGGAACACTCTCTCCATCTATTACAAAACTGAAGTTCTTGGTTACACT AGAGTTACAGAACAACAGTTTATCTGGTACTTTACCGGATTATCTAGGGAGCATGGTTAATCTTCAGACGTTAAACCTATCAATGAACAGTTTCAGCGGCTCAATACCTGCGAGCTGGAGTCAGCTCTCGAATCTAAAGCACTT AGATCTCTCAAACAATAACTTAACAGGAAGCATCCCTACACAGTTCTTCTCAATCCCAACATTCGA TTTTTCAGGAACTCATCTAATATGTGGTAAAAGCTTGAATCAGCCTTGTTCTTCAAGCTCTCGTCTTCCAG TCACGTCCTCCAAGAAGAAGCTAAGAAACATCACTTTAACCGCAACTTGTGTTGCTTCTGTAATCTTATTCCTTGGAGCTATGGTTATGTATCACCACCATCGCCGTCGCAGAACCAAGAACGACATCTTTTTCGATGTAGCTGGTGAAGATGACAGGAAGATCTCCTTCGGACAGCTAAAAAGATTCTCTTTGCGCGAAGTCCAGCTAGCAACAGATAGTTTCAACGAGAGTAAGTTGATCGGACAAGGAGGGTTTGGAAAAGTGTACAGAGGTATGCTTCCAGACAAAACAAAAGTTGCGGTGAAACGACTTGCTGATTACTTCAGTCCTGGAGGAGAAGCAGCTTTCCAAAGAGAGATTCAGCTCATAAGCGTCGCGGTTCATAAGAATCTCTTACGCCTTATTGGCTTCTGCACAACTTCCTCTGAGAGGATCCTTGTGTATCCATACATGGAGAATCTTAGCGTCGCATATCGACTAAGAG ATTTAAAGGCGGGAGAGGAAGGGTTAGACTGGCCAACAAGGAAGCGTGTGGCTTACGGTTCAGCTCATGGTTTAGAGTATCTACACGAGCACTGTAACCCTAAGATCATACACCGCGATCTCAAGGCTGCAAACATACTTCTAGACAACAACTTTGAACCTGTTCTTGGAGATTTTGGTTTAGCTAAGCTTGTGGATACATCGTTGACTCATGTCACAACTCAAGTCCGTGGCACAATGGGACACATTGCGCCAGAGTATCTCTGCACAGGAAAATCATCAGAGAAAACCGATGTTTTCGGTTACGGTATAACACTTCTAGAACTCGTTACTGGTCAGCGTGCAATAGACTTTTCGCGCTTGGAAGAGGAGGAAAACATTCTCTTGCTTGATCAT ATAAAGAAGCTGTTGAGAGAGCAGAGACTGAGAGACATTGTTGATAGCAATTTGACTACTTATGACTCTGAAGAAGTTGAAACCATTGTTCAAGTGGCTCTTCTATGTACACAAGGCACACCAGAAGATAGACCAGCGATGTCTGAAGTGGTTAAGATGCTTCAAGGGACTGGTAGTTTGGCTGAAAAATGGGTTGAGTGGGAACAGCTTGAAGAAGTTAGGAACAAAGAAGCATTGTTGCTTCCCACCTTACCAGCTACTTGGGATGAAGAAGAGTCCACCATTGATCAAGAATCTATCAGATTATCGTCAGCAAGATGA